One window of Watersipora subatra chromosome 3, tzWatSuba1.1, whole genome shotgun sequence genomic DNA carries:
- the LOC137391126 gene encoding protein HEXIM2-like, whose product MDEPQIRAEHCFTTTTEINATRDENRSPTSGSSSEAYAEESKLPRAQRNRKPSSASRTKRKRKWRPYNELSWDEKKMQDDRETRRAHEKRERLSAEGHPIAPYNTTQFLMDDRRTPSSGNLALLWRCWSPANAISNKCVGEDIIKDSQTGHYVEHNNVSVNQMGSVDSDIADDARKEICNNDESDRQTHNFLHSATDGSLAPVETSNGEKSGNSLVGNQQESIQSYIMDDFSHTYADIHAEQLQTMSKADLVEECLKLEKRVEGLEKRLKDCKRKHRNENKGRTDAHLLEKINQLQAVNAQLLKEHEGTENTSQSSSSDPGAHL is encoded by the exons ATGGATGAACCACAGATTCGTGCAGAGCATTGTTTTACTACAACTACAGAAATAAACGCAACGAGAGATGAAAATCGCAGCCCGACAAGTGGAAGTTCGAGCGAAGCCTATGCGGAGGAAAGTAAGCTACCGCGCGCCCAGCGGAACCGGAAACCGAGTTCCGCCTCCAGAACGAAACGAAAGCGAAAGTGGAGACCCTACAATGAGTTGAGCTGGGACGAAAAGAAGATGCAAGATGACAGAGAAACACGCAGAGCACACGAAAAGCGTGAACGTTTATCAGCAGAAGGCCATCCGATTGCTCCTTACAATACCACTCAATTTTTAATGGATGATCGACGGACACCTTCTAGTGGTAACTTGGCATTGCTTTGGAGATGTTGGTCTCCAGCAAATGCAATTTCGAATAAATGTGTTGGAGAAGATATCATAAAAGATTCGCAAACAGGTCACTATGTTGAGCACAATAATGTGTCGGTAAACCAAATGGGTTCTGTTGATAGTGATATTGCAGATGATGCGAGAAAGGAGATATGCAACAACGATGAATCTGACCGTCAAACTCATAACTTTCTTCACAGTGCCACTGATGGTTCGCTTGCCCCTGTTGAAACTAGCAATGGCGAAAAATCGGGTAATAGTCTTGTTGGTAATCAGCAGGAGTCTATACAAAGCTATATAATGGACGATTTTAGTCATACTTATGCAGATATACATGCAGAACAGCTGCAGACTATGAGTAAGGCCGATTTGGTGGAAGAATGTTTGAAGCTAGAAAAAAGG GTTGAAGGCCTGGAAAAACGGTTGAAGGATTGTAAGAGGAAACACAGGAATGAAAATAAAGGTCGGACAGATGCACATCTTTTGGAGAAGATAAATCAGCTACAG GCTGTAAATGCCCAATTACTAAAAGAACATGAAGGCACGGAAAACACCTCTCAATCTTCTTCGTCTGATCCTGGTGCTCATCTATGA
- the LOC137391127 gene encoding diisopropyl-fluorophosphatase-like: MEPHIYKPKFRQLARGMKGSEGPVFNSVGDRFYMVAPEVEVDGEPAGQILMVDTATDEVTIVHSPSVGEFGGIPAGCQMDTEDNLWIADMRLGLLCFDTKSGKCRQICTTDSDGRPMQGCNDCIFDNKGNLWLTAPAGPIAPAPYERSMQEPFGSLYCYSREGVMKRIDSGYRFPNGVAVQYDGPDAINLIVAETPCKTLWSLPFTRDNEENVDVSQKKVFGSCLGSHEGGPDGMDFDSEGNLLVANWGSGYLDVFGKSGGQPHSRIKLPFERVSNLHFQPKDKEVYVTEHDSHGLWCFTWLYPGAPQYCEM, from the exons ATGGAGCCTCACATATATAAACCAAAGTTTAGACAACTTGCTCGGGGCATGAAAGGATCTGAAGGCCCAGTATTTAATTCAGTTGGTGACAGATTTTATATGGTCGCGCcagaagttgaagttgatggtgAACCTGCAGGACAGATCTTAATGGTTGATACGGCAACAGATGAG GTTACCATAGTCCACAGTCCATCTGTTGGAGAGTTTGGAGGTATACCAGCAGGATGTCAGATGGATACGGAAGATAATTTGTGGATAGCTGATATGCGGCTTGGCCTTCTTTGCTTTGATACAAAAAGTGGAAAATGCAGACAG atctgcacGACAGACTCAGATGGGCGACCTATGCAAGGGTGCAATGATTGCATTTTTGATAACAAAGGTAACCTTTGGTTGACAGCACCTGCTGGCCCTATTGCTCCAGCTCCCTATGAACGCTCTATGCAG GAACCCTTTGGATCCCTTTATTGCTACAGTAGGGAGGGAGTGATGAAACGAATAGACAGTGGTTACAGATTTCCAAATGGTGTTGCTGTGCAATACGATGGACCTGATGCTATCAATCTCATTGTGGCTGAGACCCCTTGTAAGACGTTGTGGAGCCTTCCTTTTACGAGAGACAATGAAGAGAATGTCGATGTCTCACAGAAAAAAGTATTTGGCTCATGTCTTG GCAGCCATGAAGGTGGACCAGATGGCATGGATTTTGATTCTGAAGGAAATTTACTGGTAGCCAACTGGGGCTCTGGTTATCTTGAT GTGTTTGGCAAGAGCGGAGGTCAGCCCCATAGCAGAATCAAACTTCCCTTTGAAAGAGTTAGTAATCTACACTTCCAACCTAAGGACAAAGAGGTGTATGTGACTGAGCATGACAGTCATGGTCTTTGGTGCTTTACCTGGCTTTATCCTGGTGCCCCTCAGTACTGTGAGATGTAA